A stretch of Chitinophaga caeni DNA encodes these proteins:
- a CDS encoding IS982 family transposase, with translation MHNIRTNFRKFYSICKELFEKEVNSRHNFQCYPVAPKMNDLQIVSLSCCMEALGIDSENLLWSKLKTDYADQFTNLIDRSRFNRRRKRLAEKVERVQHHIGRRLDHLSSTMIVDSVPVPVIKMVRERTFKSFKHDFDTAPAKGYSAVNRSWFIGYKLHVIIYDNGAIQQAGITKANVHDINFLKQLDRLPAKKSLLGDRAYISQTVQMDLFDNYQVRLKVPLRHNQHDYRKYPRKNRSKRQMVETVFSQLCDHLNLRRNYARSFDGLATRLASKLSATSLLQYINFKNGLKISKIKHALAF, from the coding sequence TCTATAGCATTTGCAAAGAGCTCTTTGAAAAAGAAGTAAATAGCCGGCATAATTTTCAATGCTACCCGGTTGCACCCAAGATGAACGATTTACAAATTGTTTCACTATCCTGTTGCATGGAAGCCTTGGGGATTGATTCCGAAAATTTACTTTGGAGTAAGTTGAAAACCGATTATGCAGATCAGTTTACCAACCTGATTGATCGAAGCCGTTTTAATCGCCGCCGCAAAAGGCTGGCAGAGAAGGTCGAACGCGTACAACACCATATAGGGAGGCGTTTAGACCACTTAAGCAGCACAATGATTGTGGACAGCGTACCAGTCCCGGTTATTAAAATGGTAAGGGAACGGACCTTCAAATCATTCAAGCATGATTTTGACACCGCACCGGCGAAAGGTTATAGTGCTGTGAACAGAAGCTGGTTTATTGGCTATAAACTCCACGTCATTATATATGACAATGGTGCCATCCAGCAAGCCGGCATAACTAAAGCCAATGTGCACGACATCAATTTCCTCAAGCAGCTTGATCGTCTGCCGGCAAAGAAGTCACTATTAGGTGACCGGGCATATATCTCCCAAACCGTTCAGATGGATTTGTTTGACAATTATCAGGTCAGGCTGAAAGTTCCTCTCCGGCATAACCAGCATGACTACAGAAAATATCCGAGGAAAAACAGGTCGAAGCGGCAGATGGTGGAAACGGTATTCTCTCAATTGTGCGACCACCTCAACCTCAGAAGAAACTATGCGCGATCATTTGACGGTTTGGCTACTCGCCTGGCTTCCAAGTTATCGGCTACTTCCTTACTCCAGTACATCAATTTCAAAAATGGACT